One segment of Panthera leo isolate Ple1 chromosome A3, P.leo_Ple1_pat1.1, whole genome shotgun sequence DNA contains the following:
- the ID2 gene encoding DNA-binding protein inhibitor ID-2, which produces MKAFSPVRSVRKNSLSDHSLGISRSKTPVDDPMSLLYNMNDCYSKLKELVPSIPQNKKVSKMEILQHVIDYILDLQIALDSHPTIVSLHHQRPGQSQASRTPLTTLNTDISILSLQASEFPSELMSNDSKALCG; this is translated from the exons ATGAAAGCCTTCAGTCCGGTGAGGTCCGTTAGGAAAAACAGCCTTTCGGACCACAGCCTGGGCATCTCCCGGAGCAAAACCCCGGTGGACGACCCGATGAGCCTGCTGTACAACATGAACGACTGCTACTCCAAGCTCAAGGAGCTGGTGCCCAGCATCCCGCAGAACAAGAAGGTGAGCAAGATGGAAATCCTGCAGCACGTCATCGACTACATCTTGGACCTGCAGATCGCCCTGGACTCGCACCCCACTATTGTCAGCCTGCACCACCAGCGACCTGGACAGAGCCAGGCGTCCAGGACGCCGCTGACCACCCTCAACACGGACATCAGCATCCTGTCCTTGCAG GCGTCTGAATTCCCGTCTGAGTTAATGTCAAATGACAGCAAAGCGCTCTGTGGCTGA